The Candidatus Omnitrophota bacterium genomic interval TCCTTGAGCTCAGCTTGCCGGTAAGGCGCCTGAGCTGTTTCTTGACGTTCTCGGAAGCGTTGTCTATGGAAGCGAATATGTCAGGCGAGCTCTCTTTGGCCACTACTTTGTTCTTCTTGAGATAAAGTATGACCTCGACGTTCTTCCTTTCCTTCTCTTCCTCGAGCACCACCTCGCACCCGTATATACGGCCGTACATCTGGTCCAGCTTGTCCATCTTCTTCTGGACATAGTCCTTGATGGTACTGTTAAGCTCTATATTCCTTCCCGTGATATTGATTTCCATTACCTGCACCCCCTAAAGCTTTAGTGAAAGAATAACAATATACCATTATGTGTTTCTTTTTGCAATATGTACT includes:
- the raiA gene encoding ribosome-associated translation inhibitor RaiA, which gives rise to MEINITGRNIELNSTIKDYVQKKMDKLDQMYGRIYGCEVVLEEEKERKNVEVILYLKKNKVVAKESSPDIFASIDNASENVKKQLRRLTGKLSSRRRKAMLGRLMNPFRSAPGTAEKQQGMIVKSNTFADKPMLPEEAKLELDVLNRNFIVFRNAETGEVNVIYKRGDGNYGIVEPKF